Within the Salmo salar chromosome ssa12, Ssal_v3.1, whole genome shotgun sequence genome, the region gtgttggctgtcagttttcttattTTGTTAAATTTTATAGTGTTCCGTTGATTAATtaaaatatgacgaaccctaactccgcagcattttggtccactttctGTAACAGTTACAGAAAGTGGACCAAAATGTGGCGGAGTtagggttcatcatattttaatcaacggaacactatacaatttaacaaaacaagaaaactgacagccaacagtcctgtcaggtgcaaccacactaaacaagaaacaattacccacaaccccaaagaaaaacacacagtcctatataggactcccaatcaaaggcaactcaacacacctgccttcaattgggagtcctaatcaccaacacaaccattcacacacacacaaaaaccctgccacatcctgaccaaaacgaatccaattgctccctctgctggtcaggatgtgacagccaAATTAACGTCTCTTTTAGGTGAACGGAAACAAATGAGCCCACTCACAGAAAAGACATCACCAGAGCCGGTTGATGTGATAACTGCCTTGTGTGTTGACAGAAATACTGTTAATGGAaaagtaggcttacctggcagaagtGTATCATGAGTAAGTTCGTCATTTGTATCTATTATTTGTTATTTGCTAAGCTTGCCatgaaacagcagcagcagtacagacCCATCACTAGACAGGCACATTAGATGGCACACTAGATGcacaattaaagggccagatgcgcAATTAATGGGGAATTACACTCAAAAAGATATATTTTTAAAAGTTTATTTAAGCAGTGACATTGACATTTACTCAGAACATCCaatttcagtgtttctctataaacATATTGTAATTTTAAGAGTTAAAATCCCTCAAAAATCTAAAAGCAGGAAAAATATAAAACAACATTTTGCAAAGAAATCACTGATTTCATAGTGGCCCCCTAAGTGTTTTTTATTAACCATAattttaccaggtatattgacagaaaacatagtgcactacattctcttgtacactaaggacccGGGAAAGAGTTGcatgggagaggagaagagaagaatgtaCCTATTTGAAAgcgagaattttttttttagcttGCGTCATggtagaaaaggttggagacccctggccTAACCTATGCTGTAGATTCCATTGGATTTTGAATAAATTGTGTGAAGAGTAGATGCTTTCTGAAATCTAAAggcttctctctatcctctcttggTTCTTCAGGAGCTGCGTGAGCTGCAGGGCCAGATCAAGGACACCTCAGTTGTGGTGGAGATGGACAACAGCCGTAACCTGGACATGGACTCCATCGTGGCTGAAGTGCGTGCTCAGTACGAGGACATCGCCAACCGCAGCAGAGCTGAGGCAGAGACCTGGTACACGCAGAAAGTAAGCCCCTTCTCCCGTGAGACCCCCGAAACCCCTCTCGCCTACGTGACCTTTCCAAGATTTAATACTGGCTATGCTCCACTGTCCATACTAGCATCTCACTGAGAATGGATGCCCAATGCCTAAATGGTATGTTAGTGTGGATaggagtggaggctgctgaggggaggacggcttataataatggctggaatgaagtCAATGGAATGTCTCAGGTGTCCACACTGCTAGCTAGAGGCTAGCATTGATGGATGACTTCACTGTTATGTCTCTATATTTTGGCTGGTGACAGTAACATGATTTTGTCTCTGTAACAGTATGAACAGATGCAGGTGTCAGCCACCAACTATGAGGACAACCTGAAAAACACCAAGGCAGAGATCGTAGATATGAACCGAAAAATCATGAGATATCAGTCTGAAATTGACATGATGAAGGGTCAGGTGAATGCCACATTACGTCTCTCAGTAAATATGTATCTCAGTGTATTTTTATATAACACCCCTGGTGTGGCTAGACTGTCTCTCTTATTCAGTTGTAGGGTAACCAACATCTACCAATAGGAACATGACTAAAAACATTGTTTGCTTGAAAACAGCGCGGCCACCTGGAGAACCAGATCGCTGAGGCGGAGGAGCGTGGTGAGCTGGCGGTGAAGGACGCCAGGCTTCGCATTAACGACCTCGAGGTGGCCCTGCAGAGAGCCAAGCAGGATATGACCATGCAAGTACGCCAGTACCAGGAGCTGTTGAATGTCAAACTGGCCCTGGATATTGAGATCGCCACTTACAGGAAGCtgctggaaggagaggagagcaggtacGAGACTTGAGCCCATGTTCTTATAGATTAGTCACAGGAAGTAAGGAGGAAAGCATTCAGGCATGAGACTCTAAGATTAGGAGAATTTGATGATGACCAATGAGTTAATTTGCTCACTGAAcatatccctcctctcctctcctctcctctcctctcctctcctctcctctcctctcctctcctctcctctcctctcctctcctctcctctcctctcctctcctctcctctcctctcctctcctctcctctcctctcctctccccaggctGGTGAATGGAATCAAGTCAGTCAACATCTCCAAACAGTCTTCTTGTAAGTGAATGCCCTCACAAACCACAGCTATGCTGTTTCACTTGTTGCTTATTATTTATTAATTTACATCACAGAAGGTtcgtggcaccttaattggggaggacagactTGTGATAATGGCTCATGATATGGGTGTCCATAAGAGTCCATAAGAGGAATGAGTGGAAGggtatcaaatacattaaacacatggtttccatgtgtttgatgccattccatttgctccatttcagccattattatgagatgTCCTTCCCTCAGCCGCCTCCACTGATGTACATTGTACTAGTCAAATAAGTGGGAGAAATAAATTACACAAATTCATGTATACTCCAATAACCCGACATGTTAATTTCCACTTCCAGCAATGAACTACAACTCTTACCCCTTGGAAAGCAGTCGCACCACCAGCTATGTCAGCGGCTCAATGGGGGGATACAAGGGCAGCAGGACCAGCTACGGCAGCAGCACTTACGTCAGTGGCCATGAGAGCAGCCATATAGGCAGCAGCTTCGACCTGCCTGGCAGCATCACCCTGGGAGGCACCAACGGTATCCAGGTCTCTACCAGCAGAGACGTGGATGCCAGTATCAGCCTGGGAGGCAGCAACAGCCTGGCTACTAGCAGAGACATGGATGCCAGCGTCAGTGTCAATAGCAGTTCCACTGTCACCAACAACAAATCCCAGACCACCTTCGTCAAGACCGTTGATGCCGAGGTGACCTCGAATGTGGCTTCTGATGCGGCGTCCAACCATGTCGAGGAACAGGCGGCTGAGAGCAACAAATGAGGAGATTGCGTCATCACGGGCGATTAGCTTACTGTGGACCTATGCCTCCAACCTACCGTTCACCCTTCCAGTAGTTTCACTTTTCTAGCCAGGTTATTACTGTATTTACCTGCTGAACAGAATATTGACATATCAAACAGGCTACACATATCCACCTGGAATCACAGGCAGTCTAACTGTATCCTCAGTCTAACTGTAACTTTTCCTACCCACAAAGGGTTTGTTTTAAATTGGTAAATGTGAAAGGTTGGGGGTAAGATTTTCCTAAAAGGCCCCTGAAAGTCGACCCCTAGTGTCCATTCGAGTCACCAGCAGGTGTCATTGTGGCACATGTTTTTCTCTCTGCTCGTTCTGAGACCCATTAAAGTACTTGGAGAAAAAAACAACCTCTTTATGTGCTGTGACATATTTATTCTATGAGTGTCCATAAGAGTCATTTTATAGGGGGATGCTGTTATCCTCACGCACACCAAAAGGGACAATTTCATGAAATGTGTCCATGTCATTCACCAACAGCATTTTCATAGTATGGAATGAAGATTCTATAGTTGTCAATGGAGATGAGGAAAAGATCAAAACACGAAAAGGGACACATTTGTATAAGAGATCAGAATGATAGACAGAGGTTTATAATAACAAGGAGCATAGCATAGCAAAAATGCAGAAGGTCTTCAGACCATCAGTCTTGATAGACAGGTACTGGCCTGAAGCATGTCACTCTCCAACCTCTACTTAGTGCAATCAGCCAAACACATTCGAACCACACCCTCCATAGACACACGCGACAACGCAAATCCATCAGAaagacacacgcgcacacacaggcgCATGCATGAgatcacacacacgaacacaacatgtaaagtgttggtcacatggttcatgagctgaaataaaagatccccgaaaTTCTCCATACGCacgaaaagcttatttctctcaaatgttgcatatacatttgtttacatccctgttagtgagcatttctcctttgtcaagataatccatccacctgacaggtgtggcacatcaagaagctgattaaacagcatgatcattacacaggtgcaccttgtgcgggggacaataaaagccactctaaaatgtgcagttttgtcacacaacacaatgccacagatgtctcaagttttgagggagtgtgcaatttgcatgctaactgcaggaatgtccaccagagctggtgccagagaattgaatgtttatttctctaccataagctgcctccaatgttattttagagaatttggcagtacgtccaaccggccttacaactgcagaccacgtgtaaccacgccaacccaggatatccacatctggcttcttcaccagcaggattgtctgagaccagcctccGGGACAACTGTGGGTTTACagaactgaagaatttctgcacaaactgtcagaaaccatctcagggaagctcatctgcatgctcgtcgtcctcaccagggtcttgacctgactgcagtttggcgctgtaaccgacttcagtgggtaaatgctcacctttgatggccactggcaccctgGAGAAGTgttctcttcacggatgaatcatggtttcaactgtaccaggcagatggcagacaccgtgtatggcgttgtgtgagtgagcggtttgctgatgtcaaccatGTGAACAATGTGCCAcggaggaactctgaagctctgtcagagtgaccatcgggtttttggtcacctccctgacgaaggcccttctccactgattgcacagtttggccgggcggccagctctaggaagagtcttggtggttccagactTCCATTTAAACATGATAGAGACCactgttcttagggaccttcaatgctgcaaaaatattttggtaccctccccagatctgtgcctggacacaatcctgtctcggagctcttcagataattcctttgatctcatggcttggtttttgctctgacatgcactgttaactgtgggaccttatctagacatgtgtgtgcctttccaaatcatgtccaatcaattgaatttaccacaggtggactccaatcaagttgtagaaaaatctcaaggatgatcaatggaaccagGAAGCACCTGaagtcaatttcgagtctcatagcaaagggtctgaaaacttatgtaaataagttatttaaaaaaatgtttttaatacatttgctagcatttctaaaaacctgtttttgctttgtcaatatagggtaatgtgtgtagattgatgagattgtttttttagatacattttagacgaAAGCagaactttaaaaaaaattgaaaaagggaaggggtctcaatactttccgaatgcacagtatgtACAAAACCCAGACacaaacacctctctctctctctctctctctctctctctccctctctctccctccctctctccctacctctctctctctgtctctaatttCTTAACATGGAAAATGTATCATCATGTActgtgtcgtgacgttgtattagttaatgtgaccactgttgctcatcgaatgattaacggtttataattgcgtgattaaatgaatcaagcaatcattaactcattaacctggggcaccatgggaaaattagttttattgagtttctatttcccaaattaactcaaagaatatcagaatatcgattttacaacagtcgctaattaatcaatttcctctacagtctcattctgaacgtcgcataatctgggaatctgcacggacccgggtcccaccaatgagttcgtaccacaccaatcttagttgattatttatttactagaaagctaaaatgatgataaaagatacacatacacaaaacacagtctaggctagtgattaggacttagtataaagggccaacacactatggcgcgtgttacccaaaatggggatttaaaagagagcgAAAAAAAGAAAGTACacaagagaaatatacatttgggtgcatttgtcagctatgcttattttaaccctagccttaccccgaactgccgctcttatgggtcagaatataatggtgtaattacgtgttggaggtctcagatgGGAAGCTCCGCatgggtcgtttaggcttctcaaggaCGCACTTCTCcgacgcaactctctggttgtcctcacgatgtcagtgtcccttttggcttagtggtctgattcCTCGCCCTTGCTTTGGAAGGgctcttctgaggacagacagctctgtagctcagagctcacagtgtaggaatgaaacagtgtagataccatgattcaatggagagtggaggctaggtggttcggcttgaattcacccgcttagacacagctactcatccgtagcttgggtagaaaaagatttctttgtcttcaaccttgtgtggCGTTGTGGATTTCGTTGACCTTTTAGACCTTGGCTGCAGCTTGGGTCACTTGGTCTGATCTGTTCATTCTTCACTCCCCTGTCTTATACcttcgggtcagaagtgggcgtaaccgcctttagggcaattctctgggcgtaccaagttaagaggcaaggcctagattttactcaaatccaattttagacaactaacttcacatttcatctttaccaaaacattctctttaatttggacattttccatacaatgtacaatgtataaacatcaggcatatactgggaaaactcttaaaggtacaatgttttcgtaATAACGTCATctgttaacctttaataacaaaacaaaaattacatacattttcatattccatctatcgtcatgaccaccattgtggctgacggaaaccattgttccaaagtccctttattgcatgtttaatgttctgaggctggttctccatagtgaggacaaaggaatttcgtCTGTGGCCTAAGATTtatcatgggcgtgaggggtcataaaacccccacatcttcagacccctagatctctcctcctctgttgggggtgagagataatctgtagggttgtggtctcctgtaacctgacctgatcaggacagtcatgacagtcccccatTGGGGGGGTTCAACTTGGAAGGATTCTGCATGTTGCAACCCACCATAAGAATGACCATCGGATGTCCTGGTTTGTGGATCATCATAGCATGATCCTACTTGCAGGTGGGTAGTTAAGGCACTTGGAAAAACTTTGCCCCTGAAGGCCAAAGCTTACATCGGGGACATTACTGGGCCGACCTAGCAAGTtcgggagaggaggctgggactGAGCCCCCTAAGGGGGTTTCCGGATCCATTGCCAACTTTCCAAAAATTGGGATCGCTTCCGTCACATGAGTGATCCTAGTATAAGACCTCATTAGGTCTTCCATTGCACGTGTGTGCCTGTGTACGTAGTAGGTGCACATGCCAAGGGAAATAAGACCAAGGATCATAGTAACAGTCAGGATACTGTCAGGCACCATCCAAGAGCGGGCGACAGACCAGTCTTTTGGTCTGTAGTCAGTCGGGTCGACTAAAAGTGCCTCATCCAGTATGCTAAGATCAACATTCATGCGTCCCTTGTACTGGATTTGGTATTGAATGGCTTGTGGTAACTCAAGGGAACGTTTAGCAAAAGCGTCCGGCATTTCAATCTCTGTGTCTATCCTGTCGTCGGGAAGTTGGTATAGAGCGTCTATGTGAATAATCGCCCCCTCTGGTACCTTAattaacaaaaacagtctggttggGGAGGTTCAATTGGGTGATGGAGTCATGGCGTTCGTAAGTCATAGTGGCGGACGCGAACGGTGTGTTGACCAACCATCGGTGGAGGTGGCCCCATCCCTGGCTGTTAGTTTGGCTCTACAGCGTTCTTCGCTGGTGATAGCTTTTATACCACAAAGACGCTCAGTGTTATCCCTGACAAACGGTTTGCTAGGACAGAGGTAGTGGACATCTTTGGTTAGAGTACACATTAGCAGGTTAGGGGTGAGATAGAAATCTGGGTTGTTTTCCTGGTAAGCTACAACCGGGGGCGTGGCAATCTTTACGTGGGTACTGTCACACCAAAATCCTACATTGAGAACCGTTTTCAATCTATAGATATTCTCCAGTTCAACGACCGGCAGCGTCAGTAGAAAACCCACTTCATTACGATCCACATCAACATGTATTGGGATGGCCGACCACAGACTATAGGCCAAATGTGACTGTAACGGCCTTATCGTGGTTGAAGTAGCTGAGGTCAATATGTCGTGCACCATTGAGAGGGGCACTAGATATGAGGGGATTCTATTCATGGCCAAGTGGTCCATAGAAGAGCTAACTTCACGGAGAAAATCCTCCAGTAACAATTGTACCAATTGGACATGGGCATAGTCATGGTTCATGACCTCTGCTAGCTTTCCTACAGACAGGATAGTTTTGTTCAGGAAAGTAGCGTTTGTGTTGACCACCAGAATAGTGTCCTGGAGAGACTTTCCACATGTTGCACCCTGAGGGCCTGTGCCTTCATCTGCTGCTGGATACGTGGCATCTCTTCAGTAATCTCCCTAACATTCCTCTTGACTGTGGCTAGACTGACTGCGTTGACGGCAGTGGTACCTAGGGCAAATAGTGACCCTACGGCTGCCCCTATCGATAGTAGTGCCCCGACGAATAGTTTTTCTCGCCTGGGCTCGGCTAGTTCTGACTGGGTTACTGTGAACTTTTGGAGTTGGGCCAACATATGGGCTGTGTCTAGCTGGGCGTGCTTAATtgcctggctggtccagtcaGCCCCGGCCCAACTCAAATGCGCCGCAGGTGGAATGTGTTGGTGGTACACATTCTCTGCATCTAGGAGGACATATACCCTCTGCGTGTGTACTCTGCAGTTAGTTATGAGGAGTCCTGGATCGTCGCGGAGAACGATTCTCGTAGGGGGTCCGTTCGTGATTACGTCTGCTGGGTTGGTTTTGACCAGGAACTTAGTTGCGACGCCCACGGGTTTGGTGTATATGTAGTACCACACCTTATCCCCTACCTCGAACACCTGGTGTGAGGCTTTTTAGTCATAATAGGTCTTGTCACCTTCTGCACTTCTTTCCAACTTTCCTTGAGCATACGTAAAGGTAGTCTGGAGATGGTTCCGCAAGTCAGTCATGTATTGATGAGCCATGTAGGCGGTGGCTGCGGCGACATCTCCCGGTTGGTACCGGAGATGCAGTGGAAGTGTCATTTGCCGGCCCGTCATCATCTCGAAGGGTGTTATTCCCGTAGACCTGTTGCGTGTGGCTCTGATCGCCATCAGTACCAATGGGAGTTTGAGGTCCCAATCTTTGTGGTTGGCTGCCACATATTTCCTCAAGATTCTGACGATTGTTTGGTTGCTCCTTTCTACCCTCCCCGAGTTCCTAGGGTGGTATGCGATGTGGAGTTTAGCTTTGACTCCCAGAAGCCTCCACAGTTCGGTCATTACAGCTGCCGAAAAGTGGGTTCCTCTGTCGCTGTCCACGGTTTCTCCTGGCAGGCCGAAACGACTGAAACGTGGTTTAGCAAAAGAACGGCTGTGGTTTCCGCTGTGTCATTGGTCGCCAGCAGGCACTCCACCCACTTTGGGAATGCGCAAGTCACTGTGAGGAGATACTTGTTGCCTCTGGCCGACCTGGCAACTGGGCCGACCCAGTCGATCTGGATCAAGCTCCAGGGGTAAGACACACCCTTGCGTTGCAGGGGTGCTCTGTGAAGTGGCTTGGAGGGTTGAAACTGGCAGCAAACTAGACACCCCCTCACGTATTGTCCCACGTCTTGTTCCATGTGAGGCCAGTAGGCCACTTGTCGCAATGTTTCACATGTAGCCTTGACCCCCCTATGGCCTCCACATGGCTCGTCGTGGGCATGGGCTATCATTATCCCCCTCTGTGTTTTAGGAACCATCCACCTTCGAGCGGTGTCGGTTTCTGAAACATACACCAgtaggtcatctacaagtgtgAGGTGCTGTTTAGTAGCGTTCAGCGAACGCAAGTCGTGGGAACCTGCCAAAGCCAATTCGGACACTGGGTGGTTGACAGGATCCGACAGGAACGCCATCAAAGTGGCGAGGGACTCATCTTGGTGTTGCATTGCTACCAGGTCGCCATTCAGGAATGAATGCGTTAGCAACACATTATGTTCGTGCGAAGATGTTTTCCGTGGTGCTACATGGCTACGCGTTACCACAGACACCATAGCTTCCTCAGTGGTTTTTCGTCTTGAGCATCAAACACCCAAGGGGTGCCGTGAATTGCACCGGATTTCGCCATGCTGTCGGCATGGTCGTTGCCAAGTTTGTCATGACCAGGTGATTTGGAGTGTCCCTTGACTTTCTTCCAATACACCTGTATGTCGTGTTTGGTGATGAGGTCATCACAAGCTAGAATGAGCTCTTTGTTTTTCACCTCTTTACCACTTGAAGTAGTCATGTGCTTTTGTTTCCAAAACGGCAAGTGGCATAAGAAGGTGAGTCTCGCGTAGTTTGAGTCGGTGCAGATCGCCAGTTCTGCAAACTGGCTGGTCTTGTTGCCAAGCTGAAATTGAAGTGGTTTGCAAGGAATGTCGTTGTGCCATACCAATCCCACCACAGCTTGCAAGTGGTCTAGATGGAGGTAAGAACAGCCATCTACAAATGCCATCGGCATGTCGAGACACACGTTCTCTTCGAAGTAGTGATGGTTCGAAGGCAATGGCGGAGCGATGTCACGCGGGGGTGGTGCGGAGTCGGTTTCATCGTCACCACAGTGTTGACACACCGCCAAAGCACTGCACAAAGGCAGGTTTTTTGCTTTTGCGTAGTTGATTACTTCATCATGGCTCTGCAGCTTCATGAGCCAAGCCGCTATCCTGCTGTTGTGTACAGCACCCTCATGGATTCGTTGGCTTTTCAGAAAAGTCACAGGCtggtgacatgtttctatgatcaCCTTTTGAACTGGTGAAGTGTTTGATTGTCCAGACTGTCGACAGCAGCGCTTTTTCGCAGTCTGAGTATTTGTGTTCAGCAGGGTTGAGTGTTTTGTTCTTGTAAGCAACCACACGTTTGTCTTGGTCGTATTTTTGGTACAACCCAACGCTAAGGCAGTGCTCTGAGAAACCGACTTCCAAAAAGAATGTCTTGTCTTTGTTGGGGCATACCAGGCAGGGTGCCTCGCAAAGCAGG harbors:
- the LOC106565228 gene encoding intermediate filament protein ON3 codes for the protein MSTRAVKSTSYSLRSSSAGMGSQNFSSNSFSDGYGGRARQQSYSVRSSYGGVGSSAGGVAAGGYRVVGGYMAGGTGQRGGVMEFGYAGMGVGGGMGMGGGMGMGGGMGMGGGKMTCTGPPQITAIQVNKSLLAPLNLEIDPNIQVVRTHEKEQIKTLNNRFVSFIDKVRFLEQQNKMLETKWSLLQDQTTTRSNIDAMFEAYISNLRRQLDGLGNEKMKLEGELKNMQGLVEDFKNKYEDEINKRTESENNFVLLKKDADAAYIVKTELEAKLDCLTDEIEFLRTIYDAELRELQGQIKDTSVVVEMDNSRNLDMDSIVAEVRAQYEDIANRSRAEAETWYTQKYEQMQVSATNYEDNLKNTKAEIVDMNRKIMRYQSEIDMMKGQRGHLENQIAEAEERGELAVKDARLRINDLEVALQRAKQDMTMQVRQYQELLNVKLALDIEIATYRKLLEGEESRLVNGIKSVNISKQSSSMNYNSYPLESSRTTSYVSGSMGGYKGSRTSYGSSTYVSGHESSHIGSSFDLPGSITLGGTNGIQVSTSRDVDASISLGGSNSLATSRDMDASVSVNSSSTVTNNKSQTTFVKTVDAEVTSNVASDAASNHVEEQAAESNK